The Bacteroides fragilis NCTC 9343 genome includes the window AGTGAGTTCAAGTTGATAGAATGATTATTATTGATCACATAGTTCAGATGCAACTTGTGGGTGATGGTGTGTTTCTCGTTTCTGGCATTCGAGGCCCATTTGCCTATCTCTCCTCCATATTCGGATACAGCAGGATAAGTCGTACCGTCCCAGTTGTATCGGTAAGCAGCGGTATCCACCATGTGGAATACCGTGTAGGCATAGGCCAGATTCGATTCCATATCGAGCCCTTCTGTCAGGAAGTTTTCTTTTTCCAGTTTGTTGGCGAAAATGAAGGCGTCTGAGTAAGTGTGGGCTTTCTCAATATTATATTCAATACCTTGTATCTCTTTGAAAGTGTGTATAAAGACAGGTTCGAACTCTGCCAAATCGAACCACCATTTACGAGCCTTCAGGCTACCTGCAACAGCCAGTTTCTTGAATTTGTCATGGTTGCGCTTAATGATAAGCCCTTCTTCAAAAGGAGATTCCATCTTATAGTTATTGTCAGAGTAAGTATAAAATCCTCCGCCTCCGAATTCTAATCCTTTGGTAGCGATGTTGCGTTTGGTTACTAACGAAAGTTTGTGTGTGTTAAAACTTTCGATACTGTAACTGGCATCGAGGTATTTAGGCGGATACTCTCTGATGACAATATTTACGGCTCCCCCCACAGAAGAGCCGCCAAACCTGGCCGGTACCACTCCTTTGTAGATTTCGATTCGGTCGATCATGTCTACCGGTATGTCATTGATATCGATGAAGTCTGAATTGTCATTCATCGGGCTACCGTCTATGAAAAAGCCGATACGTTTTCCCTCTAACCCACGTACGGAAACACGGGATGAACTGCCTACCCCTCCTGTGTTGCGGATAGTTACACCTACCGTTTTCGACAGAACATCCTGAACATTACTGACTGTTCCCTGCAACTGTTGCATACTTATCACTGACATGGGCATAGCCTGTTCGCGCAGTTGGCGGGCTTCGCTTTTGGCTGTGACGACAACTTCACCCAACGACTGAGTTTCCGGTTCTAGACGAATCACTAACTTCTTGGTTTTCAATTCGGAGATTCTGACCTCTTCTTGTCGGGTACGATATCCCATATAGGAGATAACAATTCGATAGTGTCCCGCAGGGACTTCTATTGAAAATTCACCGTTCTTATCGGTGGAAGTCCCTTTTTTCAGTGACTCTACGTATATATTGGCCCCCACCAGTGTTTCTTCATTATTGGCATCTATGATGACTCCGCTTAATTTTCCTGTCTGCACTTGTGCATGAAGTAAGTTGCATGCGGTAAACAGGATGGCGGTTAAAACAAGTATCCTATATTTCATGGCTTTCTCTCCTTATTTCGATAAATGTCGGTCGAACTTCAATGGTATAAGGGGCCCTGGTGCTACTGTTAGGCTTGGCGGTTTCGGCAGCCTGTACCCGTAAGGTGATAAACAGAGTTTCGGGAACTCCGGATAAATTTACTTTCATATTTAGTTTTTATGTTTTGGGTTGATGTTTATGATTTACTGTAATTTACCTATTAATGGGGATTGTACCGATGTATGGGTTATCGTAATTTTGTATCAGTTCTCCAATTGGGGACAAAAGTAGAGCCTTATCGGCTTTTACTGCTTACGCGAAAAGGAACTTGACTTTAACTTAAAGGAATAATGATGGTTACTCGGTTAATGAAACATGATTTGTGTGAAATGGTGTTGGAATGGCCCATGCCGAACATCGTAAAAGGAAAACGGACGGAAAAAAATAACTACCGGATTGACAATACGTATTTGAAAGCGACATTTGAAGAGATATCTACTCCGTTGTTTTCGATTATGGATCAACATATATCCAGTGAAGAACCTATTAAAATATATACTCGGGCTGACGACTATCATGCCGTTTGGTTTTGTGCCACTTTTGCAGGACATGCTACCTGTTGTTATAACTCTGTAATCCGAAGTGAGGAGTGGAATAAAGGAGATGCCAATTTGTTAAAATGTGACGGGGTAGACTCTTGTGTTCACTTTCCTAAAAACACGCCATTCCATATGATGGAAATCATGCTGTCACATGATTATCTCCGTGAACTTGCCATACACTATCCCGATTTGCTGGGCGGTAAAGATTTTGAAACCGTCCTTTGTAATGGTCAGTACAGGGCGTACCGGAAAAATCGTCCGTTTGGTCCGGGTGTTTATAAAGCGTTGCACGATATCAGACTTTCACAACTCAATGGCAATATGGCATCTATGTATGCAGATGCTAAGATACGGGAGATCCTTTCACTTTTTCTGGCCGGGCAGGAAGAAGAAAATTATCTTCATTGCTCATGTACTATCGGGATAACATGTGATAAAATTCATCATGCTAGGGCCATTATTGAGCAGGAATATCTAAATCCTCCGTCACTTCACCAGCTGGCATTGCGGGTGGGTACCAATGAATGTACGCTTAAGCGAGGATTTAAGACAGTATTTGGTACAACCGTATTTGGTCACATCTTTGAGTATCGCATGAAGATGGCTTGTCGCTATCTATTGGACAGCAGTAAGACGATACAGGAGATTGGGGCGTGTGTCGGTTATGAATATCATGCTCATTTCTCTACTGCTTTCAAGCGAAAGTTCGGACTTACTCCTTTGGAATACAGATGTAGCCGATTGTCCGGTTCTTGAATAGGCTGTCTCAACTCCTCCTTCACATTTGTTATTCTTTGCGATATTTTCTCCGTAGGCTGAGGTCTATCACATAAGTTGTGGTAAAGTTCGTCTATAAGAACTGCTATTTGTCCGGACTGAAAAGAGGATATTCCACTACTGTTTCCTTTTCGGAGATCAGTTTCTCTATTTCCTTTATGGATACTGAAATCTTTTTGTTGATTTTCGTGCAATTTGTTTAGAGTTCCGGTGAGATTGGAAAATACCTAAAAGGTACTGTTGTTGTTTTTTGTAATATTTTGAAAATCAGATTGCTGCAAGTCTTAATTTTGATTTTATCCACCGATAATATGCTTGAAACGGCTATTTTCTGCCACCTACCAGAAAAAAGAAATCCCTGATAATGCTTGATTATCAGGGATTTGATTGATTTTTCTTTTGTTCTCAGTGATCCGCCTGGGGCTCGAACCCAGGACCCCAACATTAAAAGTGTTGTGCTCTACCTGCTGAGCTAGCGAATCAATCCTTATTTGCGTATCAGTTATTTCCTGATTGCGGGTGCAAAGGTAGTGACTTTTTTTATATCTGCAAGCTTTTGGATGAAAAAAGTTTCATTTATTTTTTAGTATTTTCCTCTGCTGATTGATTATCAGTGACTTCGTGCCTGTCATATTTTATTTTTTCTTTGTTGATAATGAAACGCTGATAATAGGACAACATCAAAGTGGTGAGTGGGAGTGCTATGATCATGCCTAGCATTCCGAGTAAAGATCCCCAAATGGAAAGGGATAAGAGAATAATAGCAGGGTTGAGTCCTGTGATCTTTCCCATAATTCGAGGGACAAGGAAACCGTCTTGAATGGCTTGGACAACGATGAATACAATAAGAGCACCTGCCAGAATTACCCAGAAGTTTTCACCGGTATCAGCAGCCTTAAGGATGGCAAGTACGATGGTGGGCAGGAAGCCGATGATTTGTAGGTAGGGTACCATGTTGAGTGCTCCGATAAATAGCCCTAGAGCAATGGCCATCGGGAAATCAATGATCAGGAATCCAATGCTGAACAAAATCCCTACACAAAAAGCAACAAAGGCTTGCCCACGGAAATAACGGTTCATGCCATCCTGAATATCATTCACCAGATTGGAAGCGAAAGTACGGTATTTACCTGGAAGCAAGTGTAGCCAGCCTTCGGCTATAGACTCATAGTCGAGCAGAATAAAAACTACATATAATAGAATAATGAAAGAAGCAAAGACACTAAACAGGATATTGATGGATTCCGCGACAAGGGCCCAGAGTTTAGGGACCGTTTCTTTAATGGTATTCATTATATTCTCTTCACTCAGGATACGGTTGAGTGCCTGAAGGTCAATGTGCTTGTGGATAAACTCCGAAAGAGTAGGAGGGACAGTGCCGGAACTGTAGGCACCATTGGTCAGATAGGTTACCAGTAGATCGTTCATGCGTCCCATTTCGGCAAGCATGGGAGGCACCAGCAGATAGAAAAGGGAAATACCCACTATGGTAATACTGAACAACGCGCAGAAAATAGAAATGATTCTACTTTTGAAACGTAATTTGTACTGGAAGAATTTGACGAGTGGGTAAATCATATAAGCGATGAGCCATGCTACGAAAAAAGGTAGCAATACACCGCTGAGCCTTTTAAAAAGTATGAGTAATCCCACAATGAGCGCACAGCAGATAGAACCGCGTATGAAACTATCAAATGTAATTTTTTTCCTTTCCATGATAACCTGATATTTGATGTGCGACCTCATCGGTATGACTTGGCTTTACTGCCGTGAGGTCCTTATGATTTTTCTCGATCTTCTTGTAAAGCGCGTTGGTAACATTCCCGACAGAGCGGCTCGTATTGGGCTGTTTCCCCCAGTAGAACTTGTTTGTCATTCTTTACGGTACGGTGTGAAAAAGAAGCCAACTGTCCGCATTTCACGCAGATGGCATGTACTTTCGAAACTTCGTCGGCAATAGCGCATAGAGCGGGCATCGGGCCAAAAGGAATTCCTTTGAAATCCATGTCCAATCCGGCTATAATGACACGCACCCCGTTATTGGCCAGTTGATTGCATACATCTATCAATCCACTGTCGAAGAACTGTGCCTCGTCGATGCCTACTACATCTATTTCGGATGTAAAGAGCAAAATGCTTGCAGAAGAGTCAATGGGTGTGGAGGAAATGGAATTACTGTCGTGTGAAACAACGTCGCCTTCCGAATAGCGGGTGTCAATGGCAGGTTTGAATATCTCTACACGTTGACGAGCGAACTTAGCCCGCTTCATGCGGCGAATCAACTCTTCCGTTTTTCCGGAAAACATAGAGCCGCAAATTACTTCGATTCTTCCTCTTCTTCTAGTCTCTTGTATATGATCTTCTGAAAATAATACCATGCTGATGTATGTTATAATTGCTTGCAAAAGTAATAGTTTTATTGGCTTCTCAGTGTTTTTTCATTAT containing:
- a CDS encoding thymidine kinase yields the protein MVLFSEDHIQETRRRGRIEVICGSMFSGKTEELIRRMKRAKFARQRVEIFKPAIDTRYSEGDVVSHDSNSISSTPIDSSASILLFTSEIDVVGIDEAQFFDSGLIDVCNQLANNGVRVIIAGLDMDFKGIPFGPMPALCAIADEVSKVHAICVKCGQLASFSHRTVKNDKQVLLGETAQYEPLCRECYQRALQEDREKS
- a CDS encoding AI-2E family transporter; its protein translation is MERKKITFDSFIRGSICCALIVGLLILFKRLSGVLLPFFVAWLIAYMIYPLVKFFQYKLRFKSRIISIFCALFSITIVGISLFYLLVPPMLAEMGRMNDLLVTYLTNGAYSSGTVPPTLSEFIHKHIDLQALNRILSEENIMNTIKETVPKLWALVAESINILFSVFASFIILLYVVFILLDYESIAEGWLHLLPGKYRTFASNLVNDIQDGMNRYFRGQAFVAFCVGILFSIGFLIIDFPMAIALGLFIGALNMVPYLQIIGFLPTIVLAILKAADTGENFWVILAGALIVFIVVQAIQDGFLVPRIMGKITGLNPAIILLSLSIWGSLLGMLGMIIALPLTTLMLSYYQRFIINKEKIKYDRHEVTDNQSAEENTKK
- a CDS encoding TonB-dependent receptor, which gives rise to MKYRILVLTAILFTACNLLHAQVQTGKLSGVIIDANNEETLVGANIYVESLKKGTSTDKNGEFSIEVPAGHYRIVISYMGYRTRQEEVRISELKTKKLVIRLEPETQSLGEVVVTAKSEARQLREQAMPMSVISMQQLQGTVSNVQDVLSKTVGVTIRNTGGVGSSSRVSVRGLEGKRIGFFIDGSPMNDNSDFIDINDIPVDMIDRIEIYKGVVPARFGGSSVGGAVNIVIREYPPKYLDASYSIESFNTHKLSLVTKRNIATKGLEFGGGGFYTYSDNNYKMESPFEEGLIIKRNHDKFKKLAVAGSLKARKWWFDLAEFEPVFIHTFKEIQGIEYNIEKAHTYSDAFIFANKLEKENFLTEGLDMESNLAYAYTVFHMVDTAAYRYNWDGTTYPAVSEYGGEIGKWASNARNEKHTITHKLHLNYVINNNHSINLNSLFSFASGHPKDDLKNKVVGYKTNFRSTMASWIAGLGYDFRTDNDIFLNSLNVKYYMYGMNTHMSSIMSSEAEKVDMLKRDFGISNALRYRFTPDFMGKLSVGYDVRLPAESELLGDGYTVAPSGNLLPERNTSVNLGFLLDRTGKDASNLQVEVNTFYGYLENMIRFTGGYLQSQYQNFGKMRTLGVEVEVKADLTHWLYGYCNMTYQDLRDVRKFEPNTHITNPTKGSRMPNIPYLLANAGLEYHKENLFGGKGQNTRIFTDGSFVEEYFYDFEQSRFQERRIPRTFSANIGIEHSFMNGRFIISARMNNLTDARMMSEFNRPLPGRNWGVRLRYVLK
- a CDS encoding helix-turn-helix transcriptional regulator, yielding MMVTRLMKHDLCEMVLEWPMPNIVKGKRTEKNNYRIDNTYLKATFEEISTPLFSIMDQHISSEEPIKIYTRADDYHAVWFCATFAGHATCCYNSVIRSEEWNKGDANLLKCDGVDSCVHFPKNTPFHMMEIMLSHDYLRELAIHYPDLLGGKDFETVLCNGQYRAYRKNRPFGPGVYKALHDIRLSQLNGNMASMYADAKIREILSLFLAGQEEENYLHCSCTIGITCDKIHHARAIIEQEYLNPPSLHQLALRVGTNECTLKRGFKTVFGTTVFGHIFEYRMKMACRYLLDSSKTIQEIGACVGYEYHAHFSTAFKRKFGLTPLEYRCSRLSGS